ACTGCGCTGACAGGCGCCAAGGTCAGCGGTCCTCTGGTGAAGCTTGCTCCTGGTGCCACATCGGTGCCCGCTGGTTCTGTCGTCCTGATGCCCGAGGCGCCGGCAGGCCCGCCCGCAGCAGGCAGTCGCGGTCGTGGCGGTGCACCACAGCCCACCGTCGGCGCAGCTCTGGTCATCACACTTGCGACCCAGACGCCCGAGCAGTGGACGACTGCGGCCGCGCGTCCGGTCAGCGCCGGGTCCCGCTTTGCCAAAGTGACGCCGCCGGCTGGCGGCCTTGTGCGCACCGCTCGCGTGGCGCTCAATCGCGACGCCTACAACGCGGTTGCCGCGCTCGCTGAGGGCACGGCGATTTCTCTTCAGGCCGAACTGAGCGCAACCAAGGCCTTCACATGGAACACCGTCGGCCGGCTGACCGGCAGCGACCCAACCGCCCGCGAACAATTCGTCGTTCTCGGAGCGCATCTGGACCATATCGGCATGCGCGAGAACGCGCCCGGGCCCGACAAGATCTATAACGGCGCTGATGACGATGCCTCGGGCACAGTGGCGGTGATGGCGCTGGCGCAGGCGCTGGCGGCGGGCCGCGGCCCAAAGAGGACGCTGGTGTTTGCGCTGTTCGGAAGCGAAGAGGGCGGCGGCGCGGTGTCGGGGTCTTCGTACTTCGTCGAGTTGCCGGTGGTGCCGATCGAGAAGATGGTGGCGCAACTACAGTTCGAGATGCTGGCGCGTCCTGACCCGATGGTGCCGGCACGCAGTCTGTGGCTCACTGGTTATGAGCGCTCCAACCTGGGGCCCGAGCTGGCGAAACAGGGCGCGCGTCTGGTGCAGGACCCGCGCCCGGACCAGAGCTTCTTCACACGATCGGACAACATCAAGTTCGCACGCAAGGGAGTGATTTCGCACACCGTGTCGAGCTTCAACCTGCACACCGACTATCACCAGGCGGGTGACGAAGTCAGCAAAGTGGATTTCGTTCACAT
This is a stretch of genomic DNA from Acidobacteriota bacterium. It encodes these proteins:
- a CDS encoding M20/M25/M40 family metallo-hydrolase — translated: MSAHRSRTLLISLTCVGLAAAYAATARPDVEAQTPRPGSADSITERSLRAHLEFLASDAMNGRASNSRDEWIAATAIASQFQLWNLEPMGDNGGYVQAAEILREQMSAPAVLSAGTSQFTHGKEMLVTALTGAKVSGPLVKLAPGATSVPAGSVVLMPEAPAGPPAAGSRGRGGAPQPTVGAALVITLATQTPEQWTTAAARPVSAGSRFAKVTPPAGGLVRTARVALNRDAYNAVAALAEGTAISLQAELSATKAFTWNTVGRLTGSDPTAREQFVVLGAHLDHIGMRENAPGPDKIYNGADDDASGTVAVMALAQALAAGRGPKRTLVFALFGSEEGGGAVSGSSYFVELPVVPIEKMVAQLQFEMLARPDPMVPARSLWLTGYERSNLGPELAKQGARLVQDPRPDQSFFTRSDNIKFARKGVISHTVSSFNLHTDYHQAGDEVSKVDFVHMLDAVRSMLEPVRWLANSTFTPVWAPEGRPR